One window of Brevibacillus choshinensis genomic DNA carries:
- a CDS encoding amino acid permease, which yields MSENQLQRGLKARHLTMIAIGGSIGTGLFLASGGSIHSAGPGGALAAYAAISIMVYFLMTSLGEMAAFMPVSGSFSTYATRFVDPSLGFALGWNYWYNWAITIAVELSAAALIMKYWLPDVPSIIWSALFLVIMFCLNVLSVKSYGESEYWFALIKVVTVIVFIIIGVLMIFGIMGGEAVGFTNFTKGEAPFNGGFMAILGVFMIAGFSFQGTELVGVAAGESENPARNIPKAIRQIFWRILLFYILAILIIGLLVPYDNPNLISGDIADIAISPFTIVFEKAGFAFAASVMNAVILTSVLSAGNSGMYASTRMLWVLAKEGKAPKWFTKVTRNGVPINSLIVTALVGALAFLSSLFGDGAVYIWLLNASGMSGFIAWLGIAISHYRFRRAMLAQGRDLAELPYRAKWFPIGPILAFIICCVVIIGQNYTAFTGDAIDWNGAMVSYIGLPLFIVVWLGYKFSRKTKLVPLDKVDFSMDENTH from the coding sequence ATGTCAGAAAATCAATTGCAACGTGGGCTCAAAGCTCGCCACCTGACGATGATTGCCATCGGGGGCTCCATTGGTACAGGATTGTTTCTTGCGAGTGGAGGTTCTATTCACTCTGCTGGGCCTGGTGGTGCTTTGGCAGCGTACGCCGCTATCAGTATCATGGTGTACTTCCTCATGACCAGTTTGGGAGAAATGGCGGCTTTCATGCCCGTCTCCGGTTCATTCAGCACCTATGCTACACGCTTTGTCGACCCATCCTTGGGCTTTGCACTTGGCTGGAACTATTGGTACAACTGGGCCATTACCATTGCTGTCGAGCTGTCGGCTGCCGCACTCATTATGAAATATTGGCTACCGGATGTCCCATCGATCATCTGGAGCGCATTGTTTCTCGTCATCATGTTTTGCCTGAATGTCTTATCCGTCAAATCATATGGTGAGTCCGAATATTGGTTTGCCCTTATTAAAGTCGTCACGGTTATCGTGTTTATCATTATTGGTGTGTTGATGATTTTCGGTATCATGGGCGGTGAAGCAGTCGGTTTTACGAACTTCACCAAAGGTGAGGCACCATTCAACGGTGGCTTCATGGCCATTCTCGGTGTCTTCATGATCGCCGGCTTCTCCTTTCAAGGAACGGAGCTGGTCGGTGTAGCAGCTGGCGAAAGCGAAAACCCTGCTCGCAACATCCCGAAAGCAATCCGTCAAATTTTTTGGCGCATCCTGTTGTTCTACATCCTGGCAATCTTGATCATCGGCCTGTTGGTTCCATACGACAATCCGAATCTGATCAGCGGAGACATCGCGGATATTGCCATCAGTCCGTTTACCATCGTATTTGAAAAAGCAGGATTTGCTTTTGCAGCATCTGTCATGAATGCAGTCATTCTCACGTCTGTCCTGTCTGCTGGTAACTCCGGCATGTATGCTTCTACCCGGATGCTGTGGGTGCTCGCCAAAGAAGGCAAAGCACCAAAATGGTTTACCAAAGTCACTCGCAATGGTGTTCCGATCAACTCCTTGATCGTGACGGCTCTCGTCGGTGCACTCGCCTTTTTGTCCTCCCTGTTCGGGGATGGCGCGGTATACATTTGGCTGTTGAATGCGTCCGGTATGTCCGGCTTCATCGCTTGGCTGGGGATCGCGATCAGCCATTACCGCTTCCGCAGGGCAATGCTTGCCCAAGGGCGCGATTTGGCGGAGCTTCCTTACCGAGCGAAATGGTTCCCGATTGGTCCGATTCTCGCCTTCATCATTTGCTGTGTGGTCATTATTGGACAAAACTACACGGCATTCACCGGCGATGCGATCGACTGGAACGGTGCCATGGTCTCCTACATCGGTCTGCCGCTGTTTATCGTGGTTTGGCTGGGATACAAATTTTCTAGGAAGACCAAGCTGGTCCCTCTCGACAAGGTAGACTTCAGCATGGATGAAAACACTCATTAA
- a CDS encoding IS3 family transposase (programmed frameshift) has product MAKFSPEDKLSAVFRWRDGKETHASIAASIGATKAMIGVWVMQYEQNGAEAFRKSYTSYTAPFKLDVLNYMNTHGTSPNATAAIFQIPSPALIRKWRIQFHSCGIDALIPKKKGRPTMKKGNKNVTPVEGSVEALQQEVERLRMENAYFKKVECLSSKQGKITNQDKAQVVFELRTEFPIKALLQLAGIPRSSYYYFVRTISRPDKHAEMKTLIQAIFHEHKGRYGYRRIKDELRNLGHQVNHKKVQRLMKELGLKSIVRMKKYRSYKGNVGKIAPNVLDRNFRAEKPNEKWVTDITEFKLFGEKLYLSPMLDLFNGEIIAYTIDSRPRYSLVSKMLEEAFKRLTEQDHLLIHTDQGWHYQMSKYQHALKEKNVTQSMSRKGNCYDNAVMENFFGILKSEFLYTQEFESIEHFKQELANYIDYYNFKRIKTKLKGLSPVQYRTQTLHVA; this is encoded by the exons ATGGCCAAATTTTCTCCAGAAGATAAATTATCCGCGGTTTTTCGTTGGAGAGACGGCAAAGAAACTCATGCTTCCATTGCTGCGTCTATTGGTGCAACCAAAGCTATGATTGGAGTTTGGGTGATGCAATACGAGCAAAATGGCGCGGAAGCGTTTAGAAAGTCCTATACAAGCTACACAGCTCCGTTTAAACTGGACGTACTCAATTATATGAATACCCACGGGACGTCTCCGAATGCAACTGCCGCCATTTTTCAAATTCCCTCTCCCGCTTTAATCCGAAAATGGAGGATTCAATTTCATTCATGCGGAATAGACGCCCTTATTCCAAAGAAAAAGGGGCGTCCAACGATGAAAAAGGGAAACAAGAATGTAACACCTGTTGAAGGATCAGTCGAGGCATTACAGCAAGAAGTAGAGCGTTTACGTATGGAGAATGCTTATT TTAAAAAAGTTGAATGCCTTAGTTCAAAGCAAGGAAAAATTACAAACCAAGACAAAGCGCAAGTAGTGTTTGAACTAAGGACTGAATTCCCCATTAAAGCGCTACTCCAATTGGCGGGAATACCACGGAGTTCCTATTATTACTTCGTTCGTACGATAAGTCGCCCAGACAAACATGCTGAAATGAAGACGTTGATTCAGGCTATTTTCCATGAACATAAAGGCCGCTATGGATACCGTCGGATTAAGGACGAGCTCAGAAATCTTGGGCACCAGGTGAATCATAAAAAAGTACAGCGATTGATGAAAGAGTTGGGCTTAAAAAGTATTGTTCGTATGAAGAAGTATCGTTCCTATAAAGGGAATGTTGGTAAGATCGCTCCAAATGTTTTGGATCGTAACTTCCGAGCAGAAAAACCCAATGAAAAGTGGGTAACGGATATTACGGAATTTAAGCTATTTGGTGAAAAGCTTTATTTATCACCAATGCTCGATTTGTTTAACGGAGAGATCATTGCCTATACAATCGACTCAAGACCAAGATATTCTCTTGTTTCAAAGATGCTGGAAGAAGCCTTTAAACGATTAACCGAACAAGACCACCTCTTGATCCATACGGATCAAGGATGGCATTACCAGATGAGTAAGTACCAGCACGCCTTAAAAGAAAAGAACGTCACCCAGAGTATGTCGAGAAAAGGAAATTGTTATGATAATGCCGTAATGGAGAACTTTTTTGGTATCCTCAAATCGGAATTTTTATATACACAAGAATTTGAGAGTATTGAACATTTTAAGCAAGAGTTAGCAAACTACATCGACTATTATAACTTCAAACGAATTAAGACAAAATTAAAAGGCTTGAGTCCGGTACAATACCGAACTCAAACCTTACATGTCGCTTAA
- a CDS encoding CGNR zinc finger domain-containing protein, whose amino-acid sequence MEWLSIDFLNSDWRDWRGSGRRENRLEKAEWLEQFLQQWGLSAPLPIDRKISTELLNLRESMRRITESFVRSETVVPEDLAALNQALSLALAHPRLVVDGECSYHMEQVSPISGWDQVISQIARSFAELLVHEEARRIKICDNHDCQWVFFDESRNRVRRWCDDKMCGNLMKVRRFRERQKEKG is encoded by the coding sequence GTGGAATGGTTAAGCATTGATTTTTTAAATAGCGATTGGCGAGATTGGCGAGGCTCAGGTCGCAGGGAAAATCGTCTGGAAAAAGCAGAGTGGCTGGAGCAATTTCTCCAGCAATGGGGGTTGAGTGCTCCGCTACCTATCGATCGTAAAATCAGTACAGAACTGCTGAACCTTCGAGAAAGCATGAGGAGAATCACGGAATCGTTTGTCCGTAGCGAAACAGTGGTTCCTGAGGATCTGGCGGCTTTGAATCAGGCGTTGTCACTGGCTTTGGCTCATCCACGCCTAGTAGTAGATGGGGAGTGCAGCTATCATATGGAGCAGGTGAGCCCGATCAGTGGATGGGACCAGGTTATTTCCCAGATTGCCCGTTCCTTTGCCGAGCTGCTCGTACACGAAGAAGCCAGAAGGATAAAAATATGCGACAATCACGATTGCCAATGGGTCTTTTTTGATGAAAGTCGTAATCGGGTGCGTCGTTGGTGCGACGACAAGATGTGTGGAAACCTCATGAAAGTGCGTCGTTTTCGCGAGAGGCAAAAAGAAAAAGGGTGA
- the speD gene encoding adenosylmethionine decarboxylase, producing MSQVKGRHLIIDAYECDSALLDDLSYLEQTLTNIVLSLGMEKLAFQFHRFEPHGVTGLLLLSTSHMSIHTWPEYSYAAFDLFTCGDNDPSTQIDALLRGLSAKRAHVYGVERSNGKTAVPPMVWELRTLDEQPETEPTHQSVYSSEKANIDLSLDRGDQYDQIERQQLLAGDHKMLFQGTSSYQRVELVEAMEMRMYLDGQLQFSSLDERIYHEALVHPAFTHASSHERVLIVGGGDGLALREVLKYKTVLHVDLVDLDSMVLDVAKYVPKVVLLNESALHDPRVVAHPQDADEFLNNVTTPYQIIIVDFPDPADEIISTLYTKEFFGRLSSCLTDNGVLVCQSFSPEDAPLVYWSIGLTLEDAGLYTKAYHCLVPSFGEWGFHIAGRAPLTVMPKQLLVPTQTLPSDLAPLFAFPTQILEKRNEALVNTLQDLTLHKLYQSEAGKKN from the coding sequence GTGAGTCAAGTAAAGGGACGCCATTTGATTATTGATGCCTATGAATGTGATTCTGCTTTGCTCGACGATCTCTCCTATCTGGAGCAGACTCTTACCAATATCGTTTTATCCCTTGGAATGGAGAAACTCGCATTCCAGTTCCACCGATTTGAGCCCCACGGAGTAACCGGGCTTCTCCTTCTGTCGACTTCACACATGTCCATTCATACGTGGCCAGAATACTCATATGCTGCCTTTGATCTATTTACATGTGGAGACAATGATCCTTCTACACAAATAGACGCTTTATTACGTGGTCTGTCTGCAAAAAGAGCTCATGTATACGGAGTGGAGCGCTCTAATGGGAAAACAGCAGTCCCCCCCATGGTTTGGGAGCTTCGGACGCTAGATGAACAACCAGAGACGGAACCTACTCACCAATCCGTTTACTCGTCAGAAAAGGCGAACATTGATCTTTCCTTAGATCGCGGTGATCAGTATGATCAGATCGAACGCCAGCAATTGCTGGCCGGGGACCATAAAATGCTTTTCCAAGGTACGAGCTCCTATCAGCGTGTAGAGCTTGTAGAAGCCATGGAGATGCGCATGTATTTGGACGGTCAATTGCAGTTTAGTTCCCTGGATGAACGAATTTATCATGAGGCTCTTGTTCATCCCGCCTTTACTCATGCCTCTTCGCATGAGCGTGTTCTCATCGTTGGCGGGGGTGACGGGCTTGCCCTCCGAGAAGTGCTAAAGTACAAAACCGTTTTGCATGTTGACCTTGTCGACCTAGATTCGATGGTCTTGGACGTTGCCAAATATGTCCCGAAAGTGGTTTTGCTGAACGAATCCGCCTTGCACGACCCTCGTGTCGTAGCACACCCTCAGGACGCAGATGAATTTCTAAACAACGTGACTACCCCTTACCAAATCATCATCGTCGATTTCCCTGATCCAGCTGACGAAATCATCAGCACACTCTACACAAAAGAGTTCTTTGGGCGATTGTCTTCTTGTTTGACTGACAACGGCGTGCTAGTCTGTCAGTCTTTCTCACCTGAGGATGCGCCTCTGGTTTACTGGAGCATTGGACTGACGCTTGAAGATGCTGGTTTGTATACGAAAGCCTATCACTGCTTGGTTCCATCCTTTGGCGAATGGGGCTTTCATATAGCCGGGCGCGCTCCATTAACGGTAATGCCAAAGCAACTATTGGTGCCCACCCAAACACTTCCGTCAGATCTTGCCCCCTTGTTTGCGTTTCCTACCCAGATTCTCGAAAAACGCAACGAAGCTCTAGTCAATACCTTGCAAGACCTGACATTGCACAAGCTTTATCAGAGCGAAGCAGGAAAGAAGAATTGA
- a CDS encoding DinB family protein, translating into MSRAELLLNNWQYTYEQEDWYPPLRDALSGVNAAQASWRPVGEAANTIWENVSHLLYFKERLLHRLSGTEFPLSADSNDDTFAPAGGPDDEEAWQATKQRMENVHLHIREKLASLSEEELDQGLPTIPVNQSVMSIMLHDAFHTGQIVQLRKLQGSWPARRSFL; encoded by the coding sequence ATGAGCCGTGCAGAATTGCTATTGAACAATTGGCAGTATACTTATGAACAGGAAGACTGGTATCCGCCCTTGCGTGACGCCCTCTCAGGAGTAAATGCTGCCCAGGCGAGCTGGCGCCCTGTTGGGGAGGCTGCCAATACCATCTGGGAAAATGTCAGTCATCTCCTGTACTTTAAGGAACGACTTTTGCATCGTCTCTCGGGTACCGAGTTTCCCCTATCGGCTGATTCCAACGACGACACGTTTGCTCCTGCTGGGGGACCAGACGATGAAGAGGCTTGGCAAGCTACCAAACAGCGTATGGAAAATGTGCACCTTCACATTCGCGAAAAGCTTGCTTCTCTAAGTGAAGAAGAACTAGATCAGGGATTGCCAACCATTCCCGTCAATCAGAGTGTTATGAGCATCATGCTGCATGACGCCTTTCACACCGGGCAGATTGTTCAACTTCGAAAGCTTCAAGGGTCCTGGCCTGCAAGGCGATCTTTTCTTTAA
- a CDS encoding alpha/beta fold hydrolase yields MGRYRKKWLQGLVLVLLVAACTAIWYLRPYSPDQAAKTAMQGGEGITVIDTGDWLAFEGGETRELGVILYPGALIKAESYAPLARSLAGAGYRVFIARMPLNLAVSDVERANQVLKAYPHQSFVIGGHSLGGAMAARYAANHLDRIVGVFFLGAYPDKKGSLKDSGLPVLSLLGSRDGVVNREKYEVSKQYLPDDTMYMSIEGGNHAQFGSYGAQDGDQPAVITPQEQWQQTVAALKQWLQTEVNPFPEESYLR; encoded by the coding sequence GTGGGGCGGTATCGGAAGAAGTGGTTGCAGGGACTAGTATTGGTGTTGCTAGTGGCAGCCTGTACGGCAATCTGGTATCTGCGGCCCTATTCGCCAGATCAGGCAGCCAAAACAGCGATGCAGGGCGGAGAAGGAATCACGGTCATCGACACGGGAGATTGGCTCGCATTTGAGGGCGGGGAGACAAGGGAACTAGGTGTCATCTTGTATCCGGGTGCTCTAATCAAGGCCGAGAGCTATGCTCCGCTCGCCCGTTCTCTGGCAGGAGCAGGGTATCGCGTATTTATTGCTCGAATGCCACTCAATCTTGCAGTGAGTGACGTAGAACGGGCCAATCAGGTTTTAAAAGCGTACCCTCATCAATCCTTTGTCATCGGTGGGCATTCTCTCGGCGGTGCTATGGCTGCTCGATATGCAGCAAACCATCTGGATCGAATTGTCGGTGTCTTTTTCTTGGGCGCTTATCCTGATAAAAAAGGCAGCCTGAAAGACTCAGGTCTGCCCGTTCTTTCCTTGTTAGGCTCGAGGGATGGAGTAGTGAATCGGGAAAAATACGAGGTCAGCAAGCAGTATTTGCCTGATGATACTATGTACATGAGCATTGAAGGGGGGAATCACGCCCAATTTGGAAGCTATGGGGCGCAGGATGGCGATCAGCCCGCTGTCATTACGCCACAGGAACAATGGCAGCAGACAGTTGCCGCCCTAAAGCAGTGGCTACAGACAGAGGTCAATCCTTTTCCTGAGGAATCATACCTGAGATGA
- a CDS encoding Dps family protein produces MKTTVEVNISTILNKQVANWTVLYTKLHNFHWNVKGPHFFTLHQKFEELYSEASGHIDTLAERVLSIGGKPVATLAACLQAASITEANDNETAEQMVSSVVQDFTLLVDELKDARNAADQADDEATSDMLLSIQSGLEKHIWMLKSFLQ; encoded by the coding sequence ATGAAAACGACTGTTGAAGTGAACATCTCCACCATTTTGAATAAACAAGTAGCAAACTGGACCGTCTTGTATACCAAACTGCACAATTTCCACTGGAATGTAAAAGGTCCACATTTCTTTACGCTTCATCAAAAATTTGAAGAGCTGTACTCCGAAGCAAGCGGACACATCGATACACTGGCTGAACGCGTCCTGAGTATTGGAGGCAAACCAGTTGCTACGCTAGCAGCTTGTCTGCAGGCAGCAAGCATCACCGAAGCAAACGACAATGAAACCGCTGAGCAAATGGTGAGCAGTGTCGTTCAAGACTTTACCCTACTGGTAGACGAGTTGAAGGATGCAAGAAACGCGGCCGATCAAGCCGATGATGAGGCTACCTCTGACATGCTTCTCTCCATCCAAAGCGGTCTGGAAAAACACATCTGGATGCTAAAATCTTTCCTACAATAA
- a CDS encoding NupC/NupG family nucleoside CNT transporter: MNIVFFVTGLLFVSGIGYVASNNRKGIKLTPILKMIVAQLVLAFLLLNTSIGIDLIRFISNGFDALMKLGISGVDFVFGGLENTGVSNFFLDVLLPIIFISVLIGILSHFKILPFIIRYAGLTLSKLNGMGKLENYIAVSSAFLGQSEVFLTTKKQLGLVSKKRLYTLCTSAMSAVSIAIVGAYMTMLEPKYVVVAIVVNILSALIVANIMNPYELADEDDLPLTQDETDKPAFFQMISESILDGLKVAVIVAAMLIGFIALMNLVNELFLWVFHLSFQSVLGYIFAPVAFLMGVPQSDIVQAGGIMATKIVTNEFVAMLNFKEIANGLSPKTVGIVSVFLVSFANFGSIGIITGAVKALHEKQGDLVAKFGLKLLLGSTLASVLSATIIGVFL; the protein is encoded by the coding sequence ATGAATATCGTCTTTTTTGTTACGGGATTGTTGTTCGTATCCGGCATAGGATACGTGGCCAGCAATAATCGCAAAGGGATCAAGCTTACCCCCATCCTAAAAATGATTGTGGCGCAGCTTGTATTGGCGTTTCTCTTATTGAATACGAGCATCGGGATTGATCTGATTCGTTTTATCTCAAACGGCTTTGACGCGCTGATGAAGCTGGGAATTAGCGGGGTCGATTTTGTGTTCGGAGGGCTCGAAAATACCGGGGTTTCCAACTTCTTCCTCGATGTGCTTCTTCCCATCATCTTTATCTCTGTTTTGATTGGGATTCTCAGCCATTTCAAAATCCTGCCTTTCATCATCCGATATGCAGGTCTTACGCTAAGCAAATTAAACGGGATGGGAAAGCTGGAGAATTACATTGCGGTTTCTTCTGCCTTTCTGGGGCAATCGGAAGTGTTTCTGACTACCAAAAAGCAGCTGGGGCTCGTCTCCAAGAAGCGCCTTTACACGCTGTGCACCTCGGCGATGAGCGCGGTAAGCATAGCGATTGTCGGCGCCTACATGACCATGCTGGAGCCGAAATACGTTGTGGTTGCCATCGTCGTTAACATTCTGTCGGCATTAATCGTAGCCAACATCATGAATCCATACGAACTGGCTGATGAAGATGATCTGCCCCTGACCCAGGATGAAACGGATAAACCCGCTTTCTTCCAGATGATCAGCGAAAGCATCCTTGATGGGTTAAAAGTCGCTGTCATTGTCGCGGCGATGCTGATCGGTTTCATTGCGCTAATGAATCTGGTGAACGAACTTTTTTTGTGGGTATTCCACCTTTCCTTTCAATCTGTGCTGGGGTATATCTTTGCTCCTGTTGCCTTCTTAATGGGGGTTCCTCAATCTGATATTGTCCAGGCGGGCGGCATCATGGCTACGAAAATTGTCACCAACGAATTCGTTGCCATGCTGAACTTCAAAGAGATCGCTAACGGCCTATCCCCGAAAACGGTAGGGATCGTTTCGGTATTCCTCGTCAGCTTTGCCAATTTCGGCTCTATCGGCATCATTACAGGCGCCGTCAAGGCACTGCATGAAAAACAGGGAGACCTTGTCGCCAAATTCGGCTTAAAATTACTGCTGGGCTCAACACTCGCCTCCGTTTTATCCGCAACCATTATCGGAGTCTTCTTATGA
- a CDS encoding LysR family transcriptional regulator: MDIRHLQYFLEVARHNSFTKAAQALYITQPTISKMVRNLEEEIGVELFERVGKRVSLTDAGWVLFSQAEVMVKSFENMTVHINELMELKRGRLRIGLPPMVGASFFPHVIGRFCEQYPGIRLELFEAGSNKVEADVGSGMLDCGVILLPAKEDIFDHYSFVNENIMLVVYPSHALADRVEVPFSDLEGERFLLFHEDFALHNRIVDECVRAGFHPHVVYKSSQWDFLSEMVAAHIGITLLPETICSELDEERFRIIPLVSPTLKWHLGMIWRKNAYQTFAMREWIRFSQESLPACNSFK, translated from the coding sequence ATGGATATCCGACATTTGCAATACTTTTTGGAAGTAGCGCGACACAACAGCTTCACGAAGGCTGCACAGGCGCTCTATATCACGCAACCAACGATCAGCAAGATGGTCCGAAATCTGGAGGAAGAAATCGGGGTGGAGCTGTTCGAGCGCGTAGGGAAGCGTGTCTCGTTGACTGATGCAGGATGGGTGTTGTTCTCACAGGCAGAAGTGATGGTCAAATCATTCGAGAACATGACTGTCCATATCAACGAGCTGATGGAGCTGAAGAGAGGAAGACTCCGCATAGGACTGCCGCCGATGGTCGGTGCCAGCTTCTTTCCACACGTCATCGGCCGGTTTTGTGAACAATATCCAGGAATTCGGCTGGAGCTGTTCGAGGCAGGTTCCAACAAGGTGGAGGCAGATGTAGGCTCAGGCATGCTCGATTGTGGTGTGATCCTGCTTCCAGCCAAAGAAGACATCTTTGACCACTACTCGTTCGTCAATGAAAACATCATGCTGGTCGTTTATCCGTCCCACGCGCTGGCAGATCGCGTAGAAGTACCTTTTAGCGATCTAGAAGGTGAGCGGTTCCTGCTGTTCCACGAAGACTTTGCCCTGCATAACCGCATTGTAGATGAATGCGTGCGGGCCGGGTTCCATCCCCATGTCGTCTACAAAAGCTCCCAATGGGATTTTCTCAGTGAGATGGTAGCGGCTCATATCGGGATTACGCTCTTGCCTGAGACGATTTGCAGTGAACTGGATGAGGAGCGCTTTCGCATCATTCCATTAGTCAGCCCGACTCTCAAGTGGCATCTGGGGATGATCTGGAGAAAAAATGCATACCAGACGTTTGCCATGCGTGAATGGATCCGTTTTTCACAAGAGAGTCTCCCAGCATGCAACTCATTCAAATAA
- a CDS encoding CidA/LrgA family protein, with the protein MRKWFKIIAQAAFFVIVSILMNALVAWLGLTIPGSIIGMFVVFFLLQMKWLRLEWIEVGASFLLAELLLFFIPPSVGIISYQNLMLHEGVQIFFVIAIGTAVVMASSGLVAQRIAKRKEHLRS; encoded by the coding sequence TTGAGAAAATGGTTCAAAATCATTGCACAAGCTGCTTTTTTCGTGATCGTTTCCATACTAATGAACGCACTCGTCGCCTGGCTGGGTCTAACGATTCCCGGTAGCATCATCGGTATGTTTGTGGTATTTTTTCTGCTACAGATGAAATGGTTGCGCCTGGAATGGATCGAAGTCGGTGCGAGCTTTCTTTTGGCTGAACTGTTGTTATTTTTCATTCCGCCATCTGTTGGAATTATCTCTTATCAAAATCTTATGCTGCACGAAGGCGTTCAAATCTTTTTCGTCATTGCGATTGGTACAGCCGTTGTAATGGCAAGTAGCGGACTAGTGGCACAGCGCATCGCCAAACGGAAGGAGCATCTGCGATCATGA
- a CDS encoding helix-turn-helix domain-containing protein codes for MLSQRLRIARKAKGLTQEELAELVCTTKGTISNYENNHSTPPNDMLRHLADILNVTTDWLLGRTDEVTPASVSASEAREKRSLDELLQEKIDDPDDYYFLDGYLEASEEEKKEIRRYWYDLRKQWKVRQVKESRPPSLFDITEGLKKNNP; via the coding sequence ATGTTATCCCAGCGCTTACGCATAGCCCGTAAGGCAAAAGGTCTCACCCAGGAAGAATTGGCAGAGCTTGTCTGCACCACAAAAGGAACTATCAGTAATTACGAGAACAACCACAGCACGCCACCTAACGATATGTTGCGGCACCTGGCAGATATCTTGAACGTCACGACCGATTGGTTACTGGGACGCACAGATGAGGTGACGCCTGCTTCTGTATCTGCATCTGAAGCAAGAGAAAAACGTTCATTGGACGAGCTCCTTCAAGAGAAAATTGATGACCCGGATGACTACTACTTTCTGGATGGATATCTGGAAGCTTCCGAAGAGGAAAAAAAGGAAATCCGCCGTTACTGGTATGACCTGAGGAAGCAATGGAAAGTGCGTCAGGTCAAAGAATCACGTCCCCCTTCGTTGTTTGACATTACGGAAGGCTTGAAAAAAAATAACCCCTGA
- a CDS encoding LrgB family protein — translation MIGGILGFLFTIALYLIAKRLYRFKPILLFSPLLFTPVVLVCLLIGTHTAYESYNAGGKWLAYMLQPATIAFAVPLYKHYPLLKKHAAQILVSVMSGSAVAVVSSALLALLMHVDKQVMYSLIPRSITTPIAMNVSEMIGGVPSITAVLVLITGLLGSFIGPYVISYLKIQDDIARGVLLGTSAHGAGTSKAFEIGSVTGTVSSISMILAALVTQLVATIVIQ, via the coding sequence ATGATCGGCGGTATATTGGGCTTCTTGTTCACCATTGCACTCTACTTGATTGCAAAAAGGCTTTATCGCTTCAAACCGATTCTGCTGTTTTCACCGCTGCTGTTTACACCTGTCGTTCTTGTCTGTTTATTGATTGGCACTCATACCGCCTACGAATCTTACAACGCCGGTGGAAAATGGCTGGCTTACATGCTCCAGCCCGCTACGATTGCCTTTGCGGTACCGTTATACAAGCATTATCCTTTATTGAAGAAACACGCCGCGCAAATTCTGGTCAGTGTCATGTCGGGTTCAGCAGTAGCCGTTGTCTCCTCCGCCTTGTTGGCTCTGCTCATGCACGTAGACAAACAGGTGATGTACAGCTTGATCCCACGGTCCATCACTACGCCGATTGCCATGAATGTTTCGGAAATGATCGGTGGCGTTCCTTCGATTACGGCTGTGCTCGTGCTCATCACCGGGCTGCTAGGCTCTTTTATTGGTCCTTATGTGATTTCGTATCTCAAGATTCAGGATGACATCGCTCGCGGTGTCCTGTTGGGCACTAGCGCGCATGGCGCCGGGACTTCCAAGGCCTTTGAGATCGGATCGGTGACGGGGACCGTTTCGAGTATTTCAATGATCCTCGCGGCTTTGGTGACGCAGCTGGTTGCTACGATCGTCATACAGTAA
- a CDS encoding ImmA/IrrE family metallo-endopeptidase has protein sequence MLAAVLQEICEPKTWLESRVYLLLHHFGMEQPEQIDLHRLCTAYDIDILEISGRSRAHAHPTVTNRYIIAVDERLESAEKRVKIAHELGHLLLHVGIQPHNCEWMIDWQESQANHFAEHLLLPLYMVSPLLADCNRYNAPAYLAQRFEVPLSLARSRFDRILARLHAKGFPVF, from the coding sequence ATGCTTGCTGCCGTTCTCCAAGAAATTTGCGAACCGAAGACGTGGCTGGAGAGCCGAGTCTACCTTTTGCTGCACCATTTCGGAATGGAACAGCCGGAGCAGATCGATCTGCATCGTCTCTGTACAGCCTATGACATCGATATCCTAGAAATTTCCGGTCGCAGCAGGGCGCATGCCCATCCTACCGTGACCAATCGCTACATCATAGCAGTAGACGAGCGCCTCGAGTCGGCTGAAAAACGAGTAAAAATCGCCCATGAGCTCGGGCATTTGCTGCTGCACGTGGGAATCCAACCTCACAACTGCGAATGGATGATCGACTGGCAGGAGTCGCAAGCCAATCATTTTGCTGAGCATTTACTGCTTCCTTTGTATATGGTCAGTCCTTTGCTGGCCGATTGCAATCGCTACAATGCTCCTGCTTATTTAGCGCAGCGTTTTGAGGTCCCCTTGTCCCTCGCCCGGAGCCGCTTTGACCGCATACTTGCCCGCTTGCACGCCAAAGGGTTTCCTGTTTTTTAG